In Granulicatella elegans, one genomic interval encodes:
- the rsmA gene encoding 16S rRNA (adenine(1518)-N(6)/adenine(1519)-N(6))-dimethyltransferase RsmA has translation MFEKDIATPTRTREIMERHGIKVKKSLGQNFLIEPNILTKMLDVADVNKETNVIEIGPGIGALTQRLARAAKKVLAFEIDGRLIPVLEDTLSDYDNVTVIHEDILKVDLETVIQEHFNVEERLLVVANLPYYITTPIIMNLLESGLPIDGFAMMMQKEVAERMTAQPNSKAYGSLTVAIQYWCHAKIGFIVPKTVFNPAPNVDSAILVLERREEPLVTVKDEAFFFDLVKNSFVQRRKTLWNNLVKAYVPGKLTKEQIQEALDSVSIEPNRRAETLTIEEFAALSNQLQQFVEE, from the coding sequence ATGTTTGAAAAAGATATTGCCACACCGACTCGAACACGAGAAATTATGGAACGCCATGGCATTAAAGTAAAGAAGAGTTTAGGGCAAAACTTTTTAATTGAACCTAATATTTTAACAAAAATGTTAGATGTGGCAGATGTTAATAAAGAAACCAATGTCATTGAAATTGGACCCGGAATTGGTGCGTTAACGCAACGCTTAGCAAGAGCTGCTAAAAAAGTATTAGCATTTGAAATTGATGGACGTTTAATTCCTGTTTTAGAGGATACTTTATCAGATTATGACAATGTCACTGTGATTCATGAAGATATTTTAAAAGTTGATTTAGAAACAGTGATTCAAGAACACTTCAATGTGGAGGAGAGATTGCTAGTCGTTGCAAACTTGCCGTATTATATTACGACACCGATTATTATGAATCTCTTAGAATCTGGTTTACCAATTGATGGATTTGCGATGATGATGCAAAAAGAAGTGGCAGAAAGAATGACTGCTCAACCAAATTCAAAAGCTTATGGCTCATTAACAGTGGCAATTCAATATTGGTGCCATGCCAAAATTGGATTTATTGTTCCTAAAACAGTTTTTAATCCAGCGCCAAATGTAGATTCAGCCATTTTAGTATTGGAACGTAGAGAAGAACCTCTAGTAACGGTCAAAGATGAAGCTTTCTTCTTTGATTTAGTAAAAAATAGTTTTGTCCAACGTAGAAAAACATTATGGAATAATTTGGTTAAAGCTTATGTGCCAGGTAAACTAACAAAAGAACAAATCCAAGAAGCTTTGGACTCTGTTTCGATTGAACCAAATCGTCGAGCAGAAACATTAACGATTGAAGAATTTGCAGCCTTATCGAATCAATTACAACAATTTGTAGAAGAGTAA
- a CDS encoding YeiH family protein: MLGDVMPVIGSAVFAIIFGMLVSNFYTLPSDFKPGINYSAKKLLHYSIIALGFTMSFAQVQQTGLESLQVTLFTIVAAFLTAALVGKWLGLSNHLRTLVGFGTAICGGSAIAAASPIIEADDEEIALSMSTIFLFNIIAVFLFPFLGHVLQMTDAQFGLFAGTAINDTSSVVAAGYSYSSGAGDIATIVKLTRALMILPACLILSLIEARRQKQSGESVNWKKIFPMFILWFLVASVVTSVGIFPKAFIPYAKLASNWLMAMALAGIGCQVSFKSFRKAGAKPIATGLATWFVVGVTSLFFQYFVMK, translated from the coding sequence ATGTTAGGAGACGTAATGCCGGTTATTGGAAGTGCGGTATTTGCGATTATTTTTGGGATGTTAGTCAGTAATTTCTATACATTACCAAGTGATTTTAAACCAGGAATTAATTATTCTGCTAAAAAATTATTACATTATTCGATTATTGCATTAGGGTTTACAATGTCATTTGCCCAAGTTCAACAAACAGGATTAGAGTCTTTACAAGTAACGCTTTTTACGATTGTGGCAGCTTTCTTAACAGCAGCTCTTGTGGGAAAATGGTTAGGCTTATCTAATCATTTACGAACATTAGTAGGATTTGGGACAGCCATTTGTGGAGGTTCTGCAATTGCAGCAGCTTCTCCTATTATTGAAGCAGATGATGAAGAAATTGCTTTGTCGATGTCAACAATTTTCTTATTTAATATTATTGCTGTGTTCTTATTCCCATTTTTAGGACATGTGTTACAAATGACAGATGCACAATTTGGATTGTTCGCAGGAACAGCGATTAATGATACTTCCAGCGTAGTCGCTGCTGGTTATAGTTATAGTAGTGGGGCAGGCGATATTGCCACGATTGTAAAATTAACACGTGCGTTAATGATTTTACCAGCTTGCTTAATTTTGTCACTTATTGAAGCAAGACGTCAAAAGCAATCTGGGGAATCTGTGAATTGGAAGAAAATTTTCCCGATGTTTATTTTATGGTTTTTAGTGGCATCTGTTGTGACAAGTGTGGGAATTTTCCCTAAAGCATTTATCCCATATGCAAAATTAGCTTCTAACTGGTTAATGGCAATGGCATTAGCTGGTATTGGTTGCCAAGTATCGTTTAAGAGTTTCCGTAAAGCAGGAGCTAAACCGATTGCTACAGGTTTGGCAACTTGGTTTGTAGTAGGAGTAACTAGTTTATTTTTTCAATATTTTGTAATGAAGTAG
- the fni gene encoding type 2 isopentenyl-diphosphate Delta-isomerase, which translates to MIQAYTQQMKRKDEHVGHATQQYQSQSHLELRQTRFVHHPLSEMAVDEISLQTKMAGFTLETPFFINAITGGSPRTTLINQRLAQLAHETGIAMATGSMSITMKDPSTAESFTIIRKENPNGIVLANLGAHYTVESAKKAIDLIEANGIQIHVNTLQELVMPEGDRSFHHWLKNIEEIVSNVDVPVIVKEVGFGFSREAMQELINIGVQTIDISGRGGTNFAAIESARREDDLFDELEDWGQTTVQSLVEGYDLSCELIASGGIHSPLDIIKCLALGASAVGMSGEFLHLIRPQDSLPTAIQTVNDWKNQLRNIYTLLGVSKTEALRQTDIILPKTTAHWCNARHIDWTTFANRSKKK; encoded by the coding sequence ATGATACAAGCCTATACACAACAAATGAAAAGAAAAGATGAACATGTAGGTCATGCGACTCAACAATATCAATCACAGTCGCATTTAGAATTACGACAAACTCGTTTTGTCCACCATCCTCTATCTGAAATGGCTGTAGATGAAATTTCTCTTCAAACAAAAATGGCAGGATTCACTTTAGAAACTCCATTTTTCATTAATGCGATTACTGGTGGAAGTCCTCGAACAACTCTGATTAATCAACGGCTAGCACAATTGGCACATGAAACAGGAATTGCGATGGCCACTGGATCGATGAGTATTACCATGAAAGACCCTTCTACTGCAGAAAGCTTTACCATTATCCGAAAAGAAAATCCTAACGGAATTGTATTGGCGAATTTAGGTGCACACTATACCGTTGAATCTGCTAAAAAAGCGATTGACCTCATTGAAGCTAATGGCATTCAAATCCATGTGAATACTTTACAAGAATTAGTGATGCCTGAAGGAGATCGCTCTTTCCATCATTGGTTAAAAAACATTGAGGAAATCGTCTCTAATGTAGATGTTCCTGTTATTGTTAAAGAAGTGGGATTTGGATTTAGTAGAGAAGCAATGCAAGAACTGATCAATATCGGAGTTCAAACGATTGATATTAGTGGACGTGGAGGCACAAATTTTGCAGCCATTGAAAGTGCTCGAAGAGAAGATGATTTATTTGATGAATTAGAAGACTGGGGACAAACAACAGTTCAGTCCTTAGTAGAAGGTTATGATTTATCTTGTGAACTCATTGCTTCTGGGGGCATTCATTCACCATTAGATATCATAAAATGTCTTGCTCTAGGAGCAAGTGCTGTAGGAATGTCTGGAGAATTTTTACATTTAATTCGCCCACAAGATTCCCTACCAACAGCCATTCAAACGGTCAATGACTGGAAGAATCAATTAAGAAATATTTACACCCTATTAGGCGTTTCAAAAACAGAAGCATTACGCCAAACAGACATCATTCTCCCAAAAACCACCGCTCACTGGTGCAACGCCCGCCACATAGACTGGACAACCTTCGCAAATAGAAGTAAAAAGAAATAG
- a CDS encoding phosphomevalonate kinase, producing MNIQATAPGKLFIAGEYAVVTPRQPALIAAVNRYLTVDLTPSLAEVGTIYSTQQPNLTLHWKREQGLLQMIEENHPYTLMTTAIEVAETYAKQRNYWNENLYHLKVTSQLDDVHSTIKFGLGSSGAVVVATIDAILQWHHIPVEPLLIYKLAAITNTLLGSNGSLGDIASSAFGGVILYQRIDATWIQEQLQQHSISEVVDKGWTGLVIQPVSLPTSLKILVGWTKEKADTSSFVSSVTHTRTQAEKDAYYQQFLKQNTMILNQLTTALTNQDTEAFLQGITDNRALLLNFAKEMNIVLETPSLTKLCQIALQENASAKTSGAGGGDCGICFITKPQQEDTITTQWEKSGILPLNLEIAPSKGAIRKELS from the coding sequence ATGAATATACAAGCTACAGCTCCTGGAAAATTATTTATCGCTGGCGAATATGCAGTCGTTACTCCAAGACAACCGGCACTGATTGCAGCTGTCAATCGCTATTTAACCGTTGACTTAACTCCTTCTCTTGCAGAAGTTGGAACGATTTATTCCACTCAACAACCGAATTTGACGCTTCATTGGAAAAGAGAACAAGGACTTTTACAAATGATCGAAGAAAATCATCCATATACATTAATGACTACTGCAATTGAAGTTGCTGAAACTTATGCGAAACAACGAAACTATTGGAATGAAAATCTCTATCATTTAAAAGTAACAAGCCAATTAGATGATGTTCACTCTACTATCAAATTCGGTCTTGGCTCTAGTGGAGCTGTTGTTGTTGCGACCATTGACGCTATTTTACAATGGCATCATATTCCTGTTGAACCTCTACTCATCTATAAATTAGCAGCCATTACCAATACTCTTCTTGGTAGTAATGGTTCCTTAGGAGATATTGCTTCTAGTGCATTTGGAGGTGTCATTTTATATCAACGAATCGATGCAACATGGATCCAAGAACAATTACAACAGCATTCTATTTCAGAAGTCGTCGACAAAGGATGGACAGGCTTAGTGATTCAGCCAGTATCTTTACCAACATCGCTAAAAATACTTGTAGGATGGACAAAGGAAAAAGCAGATACTTCTTCGTTCGTATCATCCGTCACTCATACAAGAACACAAGCAGAAAAAGATGCGTATTATCAACAATTTTTGAAACAAAACACAATGATTCTAAACCAACTAACAACTGCTTTAACAAACCAAGATACAGAAGCATTTCTACAAGGAATTACGGATAATCGAGCTCTCTTATTAAACTTTGCTAAGGAGATGAATATTGTACTCGAAACCCCATCCTTAACAAAACTTTGCCAAATTGCACTTCAAGAAAACGCAAGTGCCAAAACTTCTGGAGCTGGCGGAGGCGATTGTGGGATTTGCTTTATTACAAAACCACAACAAGAAGACACCATCACAACCCAATGGGAAAAATCTGGTATTCTTCCACTAAACTTAGAAATAGCCCCTTCAAAAGGTGCTATTAGAAAGGAACTCTCATGA
- the mvaD gene encoding diphosphomevalonate decarboxylase — translation MKTTGIARAHTNIALIKYWGKKDKTLFLPMNSSLSLTLEAFYTDTKITLDETLEKDEFYLNHVLQQEAETHKISKFLDLFRIPAKETRFARIESYNFVPTAAGLASSASAFAALAGAMHQAMGWNLSRSELSTYARRGSGSSTRSLFGGFVEWNQGTNSKDSMAIPIDDASWDIGMLIVVVNGAAKKISSRVGMEQTVATSPFYPAWVESAKTDLEKIKTAIQEKNFTRMGEIAEFNGMKMHATMLASQPPFCYFEPDSLIAQQQVVYLREVLGIPAYYTMDAGPNVKVLCKASDLDKVRDHFEQYFASEKLISSLPGEAMRTLTEDEWQESIQHFNHKGI, via the coding sequence ATGAAAACAACAGGAATTGCACGTGCACATACAAATATTGCACTTATTAAATATTGGGGGAAAAAGGATAAAACATTATTCCTTCCAATGAATAGTAGCTTATCCCTCACATTAGAGGCTTTTTATACCGATACAAAAATCACTTTAGATGAAACTTTAGAAAAAGATGAATTTTATCTAAATCATGTTTTGCAACAAGAAGCAGAAACACATAAAATTTCAAAATTTTTAGATTTATTCCGTATTCCTGCTAAGGAAACACGATTTGCTCGTATTGAAAGTTATAACTTTGTTCCTACTGCAGCTGGTTTAGCAAGTTCTGCTTCAGCTTTTGCAGCTTTAGCAGGAGCGATGCATCAAGCAATGGGATGGAATTTATCAAGAAGTGAATTATCGACATATGCTCGTCGTGGAAGTGGAAGTTCTACGAGAAGTTTATTTGGTGGCTTTGTTGAATGGAATCAAGGAACAAATTCCAAAGATAGTATGGCGATTCCTATAGACGATGCTTCTTGGGATATTGGGATGCTCATCGTCGTTGTCAATGGTGCTGCTAAAAAAATCTCCAGCCGTGTTGGAATGGAGCAAACAGTTGCCACTTCTCCGTTCTATCCTGCATGGGTAGAAAGTGCAAAAACTGATTTAGAAAAGATTAAAACAGCCATTCAAGAGAAAAACTTTACTCGAATGGGAGAAATTGCTGAATTTAACGGAATGAAAATGCATGCGACAATGCTAGCCAGTCAACCTCCGTTTTGTTATTTTGAACCAGATAGTCTGATTGCTCAGCAACAAGTCGTTTACTTACGTGAAGTATTAGGAATTCCTGCTTATTACACAATGGATGCTGGTCCGAATGTAAAAGTTCTTTGCAAGGCGAGTGATTTAGACAAAGTCCGTGACCATTTCGAACAATATTTTGCTTCTGAAAAACTTATTTCCTCTCTTCCAGGAGAAGCAATGAGAACTCTAACAGAAGATGAATGGCAAGAAAGCATTCAACATTTTAATCATAAAGGAATTTAA
- the mvk gene encoding mevalonate kinase, producing MEYTTASGMGQSTGKVILMGEHAVVHHQPAIAIPFSGVSVQAKIQPSSHPLSIHCDFYSGLAYEMPEILKSLKFTIHEALNQIEQLRPELRITPTTHSYWNNGKVEKGKASFVQAPSIEITITSSIPAERGMGSSAAVSVAVVRGLFDYYNVPLSDPLLFEIVQASEKIAHGNPSGIDTATTSGKEAVFFIKGEALQPLSIQLKGSLVVADTGITGQTLKAVQTVQKKIQQKPISTQNIIEKIGSLVHTAKDCLSKGDVQTLGSLLTQNHALLQQLEVSNETLDHLVQTALENGAIGAKMTGGGLGGCMIALAANLADAQKIAAALQQAGAIQTWTHSFSNE from the coding sequence ATGGAATATACAACAGCTTCCGGTATGGGACAATCTACTGGAAAAGTCATTTTAATGGGGGAACATGCAGTCGTCCATCATCAACCTGCGATTGCCATTCCTTTTTCCGGTGTATCAGTTCAAGCAAAAATTCAACCAAGCTCTCATCCGCTAAGCATTCATTGCGACTTTTATAGTGGATTAGCTTATGAAATGCCGGAAATATTAAAAAGTTTAAAGTTTACCATCCATGAAGCATTGAATCAAATTGAACAACTTCGTCCTGAATTAAGAATTACACCTACTACTCATTCGTATTGGAATAATGGAAAAGTAGAAAAAGGCAAGGCTTCCTTCGTACAAGCACCTTCTATTGAGATTACAATTACTTCTTCGATTCCTGCAGAACGCGGCATGGGATCTAGTGCTGCTGTTTCAGTAGCAGTAGTGAGAGGATTATTTGATTATTACAATGTTCCTTTAAGCGATCCATTATTATTTGAAATTGTACAAGCTTCTGAAAAAATCGCTCATGGAAATCCAAGCGGTATTGATACAGCAACAACTAGTGGAAAAGAAGCCGTATTTTTTATAAAAGGAGAAGCTTTACAACCGCTGTCGATTCAACTAAAAGGAAGTTTAGTCGTGGCAGATACAGGCATTACAGGACAAACTCTAAAAGCTGTTCAAACCGTACAAAAAAAAATCCAACAAAAACCCATTTCTACTCAAAATATCATTGAAAAAATTGGATCATTAGTACACACTGCTAAAGATTGTCTATCAAAAGGAGACGTGCAGACATTAGGAAGTCTTCTGACTCAAAACCATGCACTTCTCCAACAATTAGAAGTATCAAACGAAACATTAGACCATCTTGTTCAAACGGCTCTTGAAAATGGAGCGATTGGCGCCAAAATGACAGGTGGCGGACTTGGTGGGTGTATGATTGCTCTTGCAGCAAATCTTGCAGACGCACAAAAAATTGCTGCAGCTTTACAACAAGCAGGAGCGATACAAACATGGACACATTCATTTTCCAATGAATAA
- the coaA gene encoding type I pantothenate kinase — translation MTDTSTYYHISRDEWKQYQNAHHLALTLHELEHLTSLNDRISLIDVQEVYAPLLDYFDIYYQKHGQIHEQEQCFLKQPKKKVPFIIGVSGSVAVGKSTTARLMQTMLQQKYPELTIELMTTDGFLWPTKDLVEKGILHRKGFPESYDMESLVNFLLDIKTGEEAVEAPVYSHEIYDIIPNEKQVIYPPDILIVEGINVLQLPPNREIYVSDFFDWSIYVDAEEHLIEKWYLERFELLMERAKTQPDNFYYQFAIGDREEAIAMAKDVWKKTNLKNLKEYILPTKRRADFILHKTYGHHIDYVQVKKY, via the coding sequence GTGACAGACACATCGACGTATTATCATATTAGCCGAGATGAATGGAAACAATACCAAAACGCTCATCACTTGGCATTAACATTACATGAATTAGAACATTTAACATCATTGAATGATAGAATTTCGTTAATTGATGTACAAGAAGTATATGCACCTTTATTAGATTACTTTGATATCTATTATCAAAAACATGGGCAAATTCATGAACAAGAACAATGTTTTTTAAAACAACCGAAGAAGAAAGTTCCGTTTATTATTGGAGTTTCAGGAAGTGTGGCAGTTGGGAAAAGTACAACGGCTCGTTTAATGCAAACAATGCTCCAACAAAAATATCCAGAATTAACCATTGAGCTGATGACAACGGATGGATTTTTATGGCCTACAAAGGATTTGGTGGAAAAAGGGATTTTACACCGAAAAGGATTCCCTGAAAGTTATGATATGGAATCATTAGTGAATTTCTTACTGGATATTAAAACAGGAGAAGAAGCTGTTGAAGCACCTGTTTATTCTCATGAAATTTACGACATTATTCCAAATGAAAAACAAGTTATCTATCCACCTGATATTTTAATTGTGGAAGGAATTAATGTATTACAATTACCACCAAATCGAGAAATTTACGTAAGTGATTTCTTTGACTGGTCGATTTATGTTGATGCAGAAGAACATCTGATTGAAAAATGGTATTTAGAACGTTTTGAATTATTAATGGAACGAGCAAAAACTCAACCTGATAATTTTTATTACCAATTTGCGATTGGAGATCGAGAAGAAGCGATTGCTATGGCAAAAGATGTGTGGAAAAAAACCAATTTGAAAAATCTAAAAGAATACATCTTACCAACAAAAAGGCGTGCAGACTTCATTTTGCATAAAACATACGGACATCATATTGATTATGTCCAAGTGAAGAAATACTAA
- the guaA gene encoding glutamine-hydrolyzing GMP synthase — translation MSTRTTSLEKIIVLDFGSQYNQLITRRIREFGVFSELLHNDITAEEIKKHGNVKGIIFSGGPHSVYESGAFTVDPAIFELGIPVLGICYGMQLTTHLFGGTVESSTTREYGPAKVEVFNTDSGIFQGLSTSEEVLMSHGDRITAIPEGFTVTASNDHTPFAAFENPERNIYGVQFHPEVRHSIHGNDMLKNFVFNICGATGDWTMANFIEMEIEKIREKVGNKKVLLGLSGGVDSSVVGVLLQKAIGDQLTCIFVDHGLLRKDEGDQVMESLSGKFGLNIIRVNAQDRFLSKLKGVSDPEQKRKIIGNEFVYVFDDEAAKLTDVDFLAQGTLYTDIIESGTKTAQTIKSHHNVGGLPEDMQFELIEPLNTLFKDEVRALGTALGMPDSIVWRQPFPGPGLGIRVLGEVTEEKLEIVRESDAILREEIAKNGLERDVWQYFTVLPGIRSVGVMGDGRTYDYTIGIRAVTSIDGMTSDFARIPWEVLQTISARIVNEVGHVNRVVYDITSKPPATIEWE, via the coding sequence ATGTCAACAAGAACCACTTCGTTAGAAAAAATTATTGTATTAGATTTTGGAAGTCAGTATAACCAACTGATTACACGTCGTATTCGTGAATTTGGAGTATTCAGTGAGTTACTTCATAATGATATTACAGCGGAAGAAATCAAAAAACATGGAAATGTAAAAGGGATTATTTTCTCTGGAGGACCTCATAGTGTTTATGAATCAGGTGCTTTTACAGTAGATCCTGCTATTTTTGAATTAGGAATTCCGGTATTAGGAATCTGTTATGGAATGCAGCTGACAACTCATTTATTTGGAGGAACTGTTGAATCTTCAACGACAAGAGAATATGGCCCTGCTAAAGTAGAAGTATTTAATACAGATTCAGGAATTTTCCAAGGATTATCTACTTCAGAAGAAGTCTTAATGAGCCATGGTGACAGAATTACAGCTATTCCTGAAGGTTTCACTGTAACAGCTTCGAATGACCATACACCATTTGCAGCATTTGAAAACCCAGAACGGAATATTTATGGCGTACAATTCCATCCAGAAGTACGTCACAGTATTCATGGAAATGATATGTTGAAAAACTTCGTGTTCAATATTTGTGGTGCTACAGGTGATTGGACGATGGCAAACTTCATCGAGATGGAAATTGAAAAAATCCGCGAAAAAGTTGGTAATAAAAAAGTATTATTGGGGTTATCAGGCGGGGTTGACTCAAGCGTTGTAGGTGTTCTATTACAAAAAGCTATCGGCGACCAATTAACGTGTATTTTTGTAGACCATGGTTTACTTAGAAAAGACGAAGGCGACCAAGTAATGGAAAGCTTATCTGGAAAATTCGGCTTAAATATTATCCGAGTGAATGCCCAAGATCGTTTTTTATCAAAATTAAAAGGTGTTAGTGATCCAGAACAAAAACGTAAAATTATTGGAAATGAATTTGTTTATGTATTCGATGATGAAGCCGCAAAATTAACGGATGTGGATTTCTTAGCACAAGGAACTTTATATACAGATATTATCGAATCAGGAACAAAAACAGCTCAAACAATTAAGTCTCACCACAATGTGGGAGGACTACCAGAGGATATGCAGTTTGAATTAATTGAACCACTGAATACATTATTCAAAGACGAAGTTCGTGCCTTAGGAACAGCGTTAGGCATGCCAGATTCAATCGTATGGCGCCAACCATTCCCAGGACCAGGATTAGGTATTCGTGTACTAGGAGAAGTAACTGAAGAAAAACTAGAAATCGTACGAGAAAGTGATGCAATCTTAAGAGAAGAAATTGCCAAAAACGGACTTGAAAGAGATGTATGGCAATACTTCACCGTTTTACCAGGAATTCGCAGTGTCGGAGTAATGGGAGACGGAAGAACCTATGATTACACAATCGGCATTCGTGCAGTGACAAGTATCGATGGTATGACAAGTGACTTCGCCCGCATCCCATGGGAAGTCTTACAAACCATCAGTGCAAGAATTGTTAACGAAGTCGGACATGTGAATCGAGTGGTGTATGACATTACAAGTAAACCACCTGCTACGATTGAATGGGAATAG
- a CDS encoding helix-turn-helix domain-containing protein → MISGEKLKKLRLIRNLTQKELAIKSGLTDAAIRNYELGNRSPSKEQLQKISEALDCDISALINHEPNSIFEIMHIIFDYEKDMKFRPLAGDGEITGLLSNDVDFNNFLIEWNEMRKKHYNDEITDEEFEDWKLSYPKKSRFLK, encoded by the coding sequence TTGATTTCTGGAGAAAAATTAAAAAAGTTAAGACTTATACGAAACTTAACTCAAAAAGAACTTGCCATTAAGTCTGGTTTGACAGATGCTGCTATAAGAAATTACGAGCTTGGAAATAGATCTCCAAGTAAAGAACAATTACAAAAAATATCTGAAGCACTTGATTGTGACATATCAGCATTAATTAATCATGAACCTAATTCTATTTTTGAAATAATGCATATAATATTTGATTATGAAAAAGACATGAAGTTTAGACCGTTGGCAGGCGATGGAGAGATCACTGGACTTTTATCAAATGATGTAGACTTCAATAATTTTCTTATAGAATGGAATGAGATGAGAAAAAAGCATTACAACGATGAGATAACAGACGAGGAATTTGAAGATTGGAAGTTATCTTACCCTAAAAAATCAAGATTTTTAAAATAA
- a CDS encoding site-specific integrase encodes MPAYRDESGNKTWYCRFYYTNWKGEKLTKKKRGFLTKKEALKWEKEFLNQHSESIEMSFREFFELYKRDRKPRIRENTWRTKESIVNQKILPYIGDLMLNEINNVTIIQWQNELMKIKDKNGKNYSPTYLRTIHAQLSSILNHACRYYNLKTNVARDVGSMGEKEADEMLFWTQDEYERFIEAIKDKPESFYAFELLYWCGLRMGELLALTQEKFDFERHTLKIDESLQRIDGKNVITAPKTKKSIRTIVMPEFLTDEIKEYIDSFYKLKPKDLIFNFSKSYLHHEMDRGSKKSQVKRIRIHDLRHSHVSLLIELGFSATAIADRVGHESIDITYRYAHLFPSKQKEMALSLTQVRNNKANDWKDLLEEDDKDV; translated from the coding sequence GTGCCAGCATACAGAGATGAAAGTGGAAATAAAACTTGGTATTGCAGGTTTTATTATACCAACTGGAAAGGAGAAAAATTAACTAAGAAAAAACGCGGATTTTTAACAAAAAAAGAAGCATTAAAATGGGAAAAAGAATTTTTAAATCAACATTCTGAATCAATTGAGATGAGCTTTAGGGAGTTTTTTGAACTTTACAAGAGGGATAGAAAACCAAGAATAAGAGAAAATACTTGGAGGACAAAAGAATCAATTGTAAATCAAAAAATACTTCCCTATATTGGTGATTTAATGCTTAATGAGATTAATAATGTAACCATCATTCAATGGCAAAATGAGCTTATGAAGATTAAGGATAAGAATGGAAAAAACTACTCTCCTACTTATTTGAGAACTATTCATGCCCAGTTATCCAGTATCTTAAATCATGCTTGTAGGTACTACAATTTAAAAACTAATGTTGCTCGTGATGTTGGTTCTATGGGTGAAAAAGAAGCTGACGAAATGCTATTTTGGACTCAAGATGAATATGAAAGATTTATAGAAGCTATTAAAGATAAACCTGAGTCATTCTATGCTTTTGAACTTTTGTATTGGTGTGGTCTTAGAATGGGAGAATTATTAGCTTTAACACAAGAGAAATTTGATTTTGAAAGGCATACATTAAAAATTGATGAATCTTTACAAAGGATTGATGGGAAAAATGTAATAACAGCCCCTAAGACTAAAAAAAGCATTAGGACAATAGTTATGCCTGAATTTTTAACGGATGAGATTAAAGAGTATATAGACAGCTTTTATAAGTTAAAACCAAAAGACTTAATATTTAATTTTTCTAAGAGCTACCTCCACCATGAAATGGATAGGGGATCTAAGAAATCCCAAGTGAAGAGAATTAGAATACATGATTTAAGGCATTCTCATGTTTCACTCTTAATTGAACTAGGATTTTCTGCAACTGCAATAGCTGATAGGGTTGGACACGAATCGATTGATATCACCTATAGATACGCTCATCTCTTCCCTAGTAAGCAAAAAGAAATGGCTCTGTCTTTAACGCAAGTAAGAAATAATAAGGCAAATGATTGGAAAGATTTATTAGAAGAGGATGATAAAGATGTTTAG
- a CDS encoding plasmid mobilization protein, with translation MFRRHSLDEISKKTRNKDKNRKRNRILNFRVSEEEYDLINKKIEISGLKKQDYFLQMLLNHEVKLVSDYRLSDNIAKEIFQLAKAIKKFGKLDDDEADILIYILEIYEKIKKEKSPYYKE, from the coding sequence ATGTTTAGAAGACATTCATTAGATGAAATTTCTAAAAAAACGAGAAATAAAGACAAAAATAGAAAAAGAAATCGAATTTTAAACTTTAGAGTATCTGAAGAAGAATATGATCTAATAAACAAAAAGATAGAAATAAGTGGACTTAAAAAACAAGATTATTTTCTACAAATGTTATTAAATCATGAAGTTAAGTTAGTAAGTGATTACAGACTTTCTGATAATATAGCCAAGGAAATATTTCAACTAGCAAAAGCTATTAAAAAGTTTGGAAAACTAGATGACGATGAAGCTGATATTTTAATCTATATTTTAGAAATATATGAAAAAATCAAAAAAGAAAAAAGCCCCTACTACAAAGAGTAA